The following are from one region of the Halarcobacter sp. genome:
- a CDS encoding M48 family metallopeptidase has translation MLEVFVISYCLYFLVSTYTSFMQIGFVKNAKNMKPIILDNNKYSEAANYTIEKEKVTILSSFYSFILFIIWIGFGLKTLDSVILIESSILKAVVFIDLFIIINWLLGLPFDLYSTFKLDKKYGFSNMTPALFIKDTIKTGILFLLFGSIVIAAISWIMGNFSTWWIWGFVFIFAVIILINMLYPVIRDKMFDKFEALKDKELEEKIINLLNQVGFKSSGVFSVDASKRDNRLNAYFGGLGSTKRVVLFDTLIEKLSHNELLAVLGHELGHFKNGDILKNIGIMGVVMFVFFAIFGNLSDEIFLGLGLNNEPYAIIAVFLLFSPILSFFLMPLISLISRHNEYAADEFGSNMQSKEDLISALLKLANENKSFPLSHPLYIFFYYSHPPLVERFKELGYNVHENSEEALKDSIYADGN, from the coding sequence GTGTTAGAAGTATTTGTTATTTCTTATTGTTTATATTTTTTAGTTTCTACATACACATCATTTATGCAAATTGGATTTGTTAAAAATGCAAAAAATATGAAACCTATTATTTTAGATAACAATAAATATTCTGAAGCAGCAAATTATACAATTGAGAAAGAAAAAGTTACAATTCTTTCATCGTTTTATAGCTTTATTTTATTTATTATTTGGATTGGTTTTGGTTTAAAAACTTTAGACTCTGTAATTCTTATTGAATCAAGTATTTTAAAAGCAGTAGTTTTTATTGATTTATTTATTATTATAAATTGGTTGTTAGGTCTTCCATTTGATCTATATTCAACTTTTAAATTAGATAAAAAATATGGTTTTTCTAATATGACTCCAGCATTATTTATAAAAGATACAATTAAAACTGGTATTTTATTTTTATTGTTTGGTTCTATTGTAATAGCGGCAATCTCTTGGATTATGGGTAATTTTTCTACTTGGTGGATTTGGGGGTTTGTTTTTATTTTTGCAGTTATTATTTTAATAAATATGTTGTATCCAGTTATCAGAGACAAAATGTTTGATAAGTTTGAAGCTTTAAAAGATAAAGAGTTAGAAGAAAAAATTATAAACTTGTTAAATCAAGTAGGTTTTAAAAGTTCAGGTGTTTTTTCTGTTGATGCAAGTAAAAGAGACAATAGATTAAATGCATATTTTGGTGGTTTAGGAAGTACTAAAAGGGTAGTTCTATTTGATACTTTAATAGAAAAATTATCACACAATGAACTTTTAGCAGTTTTAGGTCATGAGCTAGGGCACTTTAAAAATGGTGATATCTTAAAAAATATTGGTATTATGGGTGTAGTTATGTTTGTTTTCTTTGCTATATTTGGAAATCTAAGCGATGAGATATTTTTAGGATTAGGTTTAAATAATGAGCCTTATGCAATTATTGCTGTATTTTTACTTTTTTCTCCTATCCTTTCATTTTTCCTTATGCCTTTAATCTCACTGATTTCAAGACATAATGAATATGCAGCTGATGAGTTTGGATCAAATATGCAAAGTAAAGAGGATTTGATAAGTGCTTTATTAAAACTTGCAAATGAAAATAAATCATTTCCACTATCTCATCCTTTATATATATTCTTTTACTACTCTCATCCTCCGTTAGTTGAGAGATTTAAAGAGTTAGGTTACAATGTTCATGAAAATAGTGAAGAAGCACTAAAGGACAGTATTTACGCTGATGGAAATTGA
- a CDS encoding cupin domain-containing protein: MKYMNKEEFDKANMFGQGDANDAYAKYFIGDSFLNFLVNPKESPIFLANVTFEPACRNNWHKHNSKSGGGQILICTAGEGWYQQEGQAPVSLKEGSIVVIPANTKHWHGAKADSWFSHISVEVPGEETSNEWLEPVDDEYFNKLA, encoded by the coding sequence ATGAAATATATGAATAAAGAAGAATTTGACAAAGCAAATATGTTTGGTCAAGGTGATGCAAATGATGCTTATGCAAAATATTTTATTGGGGATTCTTTTCTAAACTTTTTAGTAAATCCAAAAGAATCTCCAATTTTTCTAGCAAATGTTACTTTTGAGCCAGCATGTAGAAATAACTGGCATAAACACAATTCTAAAAGTGGTGGAGGACAAATTCTAATTTGTACAGCAGGAGAGGGGTGGTATCAACAAGAGGGACAAGCACCTGTAAGTTTAAAAGAGGGTAGTATAGTTGTTATCCCAGCAAATACAAAACACTGGCACGGAGCAAAAGCTGATAGTTGGTTTAGTCATATCTCAGTAGAAGTTCCAGGTGAAGAAACAAGTAATGAATGGCTTGAACCTGTAGATGATGAATATTTTAATAAATTAGCATAA
- a CDS encoding GGDEF domain-containing protein: MAKYVIACIDNNIEVLDSLYNKISRIVDSDYIVESYISTEQALIGCYNYIIAGNEILITILGNDNSKMNCDKFIIELYKNSPNTRNILFDDIVTIDSLSKIINNASVYQIIPRKFDTVDFELIILEAIKQNAQDRRLRDYQRVLESAVEKRTRELNDINVKLELLATTDALTGVNNRRSFYESSSPMVNYARRENKKLAVLMIDIDKFKMINDVFGHAAGDEVIRQMAQKARETLRKSDIFGRLGGEEFAAVLPNTSERGALKAAENIRSEIENLEIETLKDEIIRFTVSIGVTMLHYDDPSLEIVLHRADLALYDAKRQGRNKVCLSKDDLNEDN; encoded by the coding sequence ATGGCTAAATATGTAATTGCATGTATTGATAATAATATTGAAGTATTAGACTCTTTATATAATAAAATATCTAGAATAGTGGATTCTGATTATATTGTAGAAAGTTATATTAGTACAGAACAGGCTTTAATAGGCTGTTACAATTATATTATAGCTGGAAATGAGATACTTATTACTATATTAGGAAACGATAATTCTAAGATGAATTGTGACAAATTTATTATTGAATTATATAAAAATTCTCCCAATACAAGAAATATACTTTTTGATGATATTGTTACAATTGATTCATTATCTAAAATAATAAATAATGCTTCAGTTTATCAAATTATTCCAAGAAAGTTTGATACAGTAGATTTTGAATTAATAATATTAGAAGCTATTAAGCAAAATGCACAAGATAGAAGATTAAGAGATTATCAAAGGGTACTTGAAAGTGCAGTAGAGAAAAGAACTAGAGAGTTAAACGATATAAATGTTAAACTTGAACTTTTAGCTACAACGGATGCTTTAACAGGTGTAAACAATAGAAGAAGTTTTTATGAATCATCATCTCCTATGGTTAATTATGCAAGACGCGAGAATAAAAAACTTGCTGTTTTAATGATTGATATTGATAAATTTAAAATGATAAATGACGTATTTGGTCATGCAGCAGGAGATGAAGTAATAAGACAAATGGCTCAAAAAGCAAGAGAAACATTAAGAAAATCAGATATCTTTGGAAGACTTGGTGGGGAAGAGTTTGCAGCTGTATTACCTAATACTTCAGAAAGAGGTGCTTTAAAAGCAGCAGAAAACATAAGAAGTGAAATAGAGAATTTAGAAATAGAAACCCTAAAAGATGAAATCATAAGATTTACTGTAAGTATAGGTGTAACTATGCTTCATTATGATGATCCAAGTCTTGAGATTGTACTTCACAGAGCAGACTTAGCTTTATATGATGCTAAACGTCAAGGAAGAAATAAAGTTTGTCTTTCTAAAGATGACCTTAACGAAGATAACTGA
- a CDS encoding YbgC/FadM family acyl-CoA thioesterase, with product MKIRVFYEDTDCGGIVYFANYLKFCERARSNIFFEKGLSPHQDNEFFVVKGIEAEYIKSAKFGDLLDVTTKVLSKTAATVEILQEVFRENELLFSSKVKLVYLKNSKPTRIPKQILEIFE from the coding sequence ATGAAAATAAGAGTTTTTTATGAAGATACAGATTGTGGTGGAATAGTTTATTTTGCAAACTACTTAAAATTTTGTGAAAGAGCTAGAAGTAATATATTCTTTGAAAAAGGCTTATCTCCTCATCAAGACAATGAATTTTTTGTTGTTAAAGGTATTGAAGCTGAGTATATAAAATCTGCAAAATTTGGTGACCTTTTAGATGTTACTACAAAAGTACTGTCAAAAACTGCTGCAACAGTAGAAATATTACAAGAAGTTTTTAGGGAGAATGAACTACTTTTTTCTTCAAAAGTTAAGTTAGTTTACTTAAAAAACTCAAAACCTACAAGAATCCCAAAACAAATTTTAGAAATTTTTGAATAA
- the rmuC gene encoding DNA recombination protein RmuC, giving the protein MEIDNNLLTVISFLAGLLVAGLVVWLILRQKVNMLEDKLELTKNSYESLVSNLKTTISKFEESLSLKDKSYEEKIELIETNFAETLEHERSRAKIQEENLKEKIEFLENSKVRLKEEFENLANKLFEENNKKSSNNLNQMLNPFKEQLSSFGKRVNDIYNEETKQRVSLLTEIKNLKDLNNQISQDAINLTKALKGENRTQGDWGELILSKILEQTGLREGIEYSTQGSFTDENGKRLRPDVIVHLPQEKDIVIDSKVSLNAYVKYNEAQNDVEKEIASKELIKSIYAHIKGLSIKSYENIEAVKTLDFVLMFIPIEGAFMLAASMDNNLFKTAFENNIMLVSPSTLFATLRTIENIWRYEHQNENALLISKKAADLYDKFASFVNDMEAIGVNINRTSKAYDDAMNKLSTGKGNLIRRSEEFIELGVKTKKRIDSQKLLED; this is encoded by the coding sequence ATGGAAATTGATAATAATTTATTAACAGTTATATCATTTTTAGCAGGTTTACTTGTTGCAGGATTAGTAGTTTGGCTGATTCTGCGACAAAAAGTAAATATGTTAGAAGACAAACTTGAACTAACAAAAAACTCTTACGAATCTTTAGTATCTAATCTTAAAACTACAATTTCAAAATTTGAAGAGTCTTTATCTTTAAAAGATAAATCATATGAAGAAAAAATAGAGCTTATAGAAACAAATTTTGCAGAAACTTTAGAACATGAAAGAAGTAGAGCAAAAATACAAGAAGAAAATTTAAAAGAGAAAATTGAGTTTTTAGAAAATTCAAAAGTAAGATTAAAAGAAGAGTTTGAAAATCTTGCAAATAAACTTTTTGAAGAAAATAATAAAAAATCATCAAACAATTTAAATCAGATGTTAAATCCTTTTAAAGAACAATTGTCATCTTTTGGAAAGAGGGTAAATGATATTTATAATGAAGAAACAAAACAAAGGGTTTCTTTACTTACAGAAATAAAAAATCTAAAAGATTTAAACAATCAAATCTCTCAAGATGCAATAAATTTAACGAAAGCTTTAAAGGGTGAAAATAGAACTCAAGGTGATTGGGGAGAATTAATACTTTCTAAAATCTTAGAGCAAACAGGATTAAGAGAAGGTATAGAATACAGTACACAAGGCTCATTTACAGATGAAAATGGAAAAAGACTAAGACCAGATGTTATAGTTCACCTTCCTCAAGAAAAAGATATAGTTATTGATTCAAAGGTTTCTTTAAATGCTTATGTAAAGTATAATGAAGCACAAAATGATGTTGAAAAAGAAATAGCATCAAAAGAGCTAATTAAATCAATTTATGCACATATTAAGGGTCTTAGTATTAAAAGTTATGAAAATATAGAAGCAGTTAAAACATTAGATTTTGTTTTGATGTTTATTCCTATTGAAGGTGCTTTTATGTTAGCTGCTTCAATGGATAACAATCTTTTTAAAACAGCATTTGAAAACAATATTATGCTTGTTTCTCCTTCAACTTTATTTGCTACCTTAAGAACTATAGAAAATATTTGGCGATATGAACATCAAAATGAAAATGCTTTATTAATATCTAAAAAGGCAGCTGATTTATATGATAAATTTGCTAGTTTTGTAAATGATATGGAAGCTATTGGAGTTAATATTAATAGAACAAGTAAAGCTTATGATGATGCTATGAATAAACTTTCAACAGGTAAAGGAAATCTTATTAGAAGAAGTGAAGAGTTTATTGAACTTGGTGTTAAAACTAAAAAAAGAATTGATTCTCAAAAACTACTAGAGGATTAG
- a CDS encoding molybdopterin molybdotransferase MoeA, giving the protein MKKYINYEESLTILSNIEFKGKNKEKLFLTNALGKTIAEDIIANGNSPEHPTSGMDGYAIKFEDQKNEFIEIIDKNPAGSVTSSEVITGTTIKTFTGSLMPKGADTLIPVENVEVKDNKIYITNSVPKGFAVRDIGENYKKDEILIKAGSTIGFAEIGVLASLNIAQVYVSKSPIVSIASTGSEILDIGEEQTNNSQIRSSNHLTVEAIAKKAGANTIQMGIVKDDIDTITEMMTNALETSDILVTTGGVSKGDYDFVQDVVKERLGAEVLFHGVKVKPGGPLLIAKKDNKLIISLPGFAYSSTVCAILYLIPMIYKFMDTKKEHKIVKARIDRDFPRKMPKTVFTACNIKYEDGEYKIDFDGKKQGTSAILTNMLGASALLIQKEDSEDIKANDLVDVLLLDELK; this is encoded by the coding sequence ATGAAAAAATATATCAATTATGAAGAGTCTTTAACAATACTAAGTAATATAGAATTTAAAGGAAAAAATAAGGAAAAACTTTTTTTAACGAATGCACTCGGTAAAACCATAGCTGAGGATATTATAGCGAATGGTAATTCACCAGAACACCCTACTTCTGGTATGGATGGGTATGCAATTAAATTTGAAGACCAAAAAAATGAATTTATAGAAATAATAGATAAAAATCCTGCAGGTTCTGTTACAAGTTCTGAAGTAATAACAGGTACAACTATTAAAACATTTACTGGTTCACTTATGCCAAAAGGAGCTGATACTTTAATACCAGTTGAAAATGTTGAAGTAAAAGATAATAAAATTTACATAACAAATAGTGTACCTAAAGGTTTTGCCGTAAGAGATATTGGAGAGAACTATAAAAAAGATGAAATACTTATAAAAGCAGGTTCAACTATAGGCTTTGCAGAAATAGGTGTTTTAGCATCATTAAATATAGCACAGGTTTATGTATCAAAATCTCCAATTGTAAGTATTGCAAGTACAGGAAGTGAAATATTAGATATAGGAGAAGAACAAACAAATAATTCTCAAATAAGAAGTTCAAATCATCTTACTGTTGAAGCAATTGCTAAAAAAGCTGGGGCTAATACAATACAAATGGGGATAGTAAAAGATGATATAGATACTATAACTGAAATGATGACAAATGCTTTAGAGACTTCAGATATATTAGTAACCACTGGTGGAGTTTCAAAAGGTGATTATGATTTTGTACAAGATGTAGTTAAAGAGAGATTAGGTGCAGAAGTTTTATTTCATGGAGTAAAAGTTAAACCTGGTGGTCCCCTATTAATTGCAAAAAAAGATAATAAACTTATAATCTCTTTACCGGGATTTGCATACTCTTCAACTGTTTGTGCTATTTTATATCTTATACCTATGATATATAAATTTATGGATACTAAAAAAGAGCATAAAATTGTTAAAGCAAGAATAGATAGAGATTTTCCAAGAAAAATGCCAAAAACAGTATTTACAGCTTGTAATATTAAATATGAAGATGGTGAATATAAAATTGATTTTGATGGTAAAAAACAAGGAACAAGTGCAATTTTAACTAATATGCTAGGAGCATCTGCTTTATTAATTCAAAAAGAAGATAGTGAAGATATTAAAGCTAATGATTTAGTTGATGTATTATTGCTAGATGAATTGAAATAA
- a CDS encoding DMT family transporter: protein MKEGQVYLLLAICVLIWSGNFVLGRFVSSEMQAVELAFFRWLFVVILTIPLLFKIDIKKVIRVYKENFLFLTFLGFIGITLFNTLVYIALHTTTATNALLINSIIPILILVFSFIILKTKISKLQTVGILLSTFGVVFLVLKGDLSNILHLEFTKGDLWIIASSITWATYSTLIKLKPKTLSHLELFILLVYIGFILLLPWYLIQGYSLDREITILKNNWYFFIYVSLFASLTSFYLWHLGIEEIGAEKTGQFTHLMPLFGATLAFIFLDELPHLYHLIGALFIALGIYISLFIKKVKK from the coding sequence ATGAAAGAGGGACAAGTATATTTATTATTAGCTATATGTGTTTTAATCTGGTCTGGTAATTTTGTATTAGGAAGATTTGTAAGCTCTGAAATGCAAGCAGTTGAACTTGCATTTTTCAGATGGTTATTTGTAGTTATATTAACAATACCCTTATTGTTTAAAATAGATATTAAAAAAGTTATTAGAGTTTATAAAGAAAATTTTCTATTTCTTACTTTTTTAGGTTTTATTGGTATTACACTATTTAATACTTTAGTTTATATTGCTTTACACACCACAACAGCCACAAATGCTTTATTGATTAATTCAATTATTCCTATACTAATATTAGTTTTTTCTTTTATTATTTTAAAAACAAAAATTTCTAAACTTCAAACAGTAGGAATATTATTATCTACTTTTGGAGTTGTATTTTTAGTTTTAAAAGGTGATTTGTCAAATATACTGCATTTGGAATTTACTAAAGGTGATTTATGGATTATTGCTAGTTCTATTACTTGGGCTACATATTCAACACTTATAAAATTAAAGCCAAAAACCTTATCTCACTTAGAGTTATTTATACTTTTAGTTTATATAGGATTTATTTTATTATTGCCTTGGTATCTAATTCAAGGTTATAGTTTAGATAGGGAGATAACTATATTAAAAAACAATTGGTATTTTTTTATATATGTTTCATTATTTGCATCTTTAACTTCATTTTATCTATGGCACTTAGGTATAGAAGAGATAGGAGCAGAGAAGACTGGTCAATTTACTCACTTAATGCCTCTTTTTGGAGCTACACTAGCTTTTATATTTTTAGATGAGTTACCACACCTTTACCATCTAATTGGTGCTTTATTTATTGCTTTGGGGATTTATATATCTTTGTTTATAAAAAAGGTAAAAAAGTAG